TGCCCGGACCAATTTCTAGAACAGAATCACCATCTACCACATTGAGAGCTGTTAAAGCGGCAAGATTCGTTGCTTCATTCGCTTTGTTCATTTGTTGCGCGGTTTCTGAGGCCAATGTACCAGATGGTTTTCTAAGCTGCTCAGCAACAAGCTTTGGATCTTTTGACATTACTATTCCTTCAGCGTCAAAAATAAAATACTAACCAGATAATTTATTCTTTAAATTAACCAATCACTACCTGGGTAACCGTTTTGTTTTGAACATACATGTAAAATACAACTTATTCTACACTACCCTTTTGCTCAATATCTATCTCGATTACATTAGGTAAAATAGGGGCAGGCAGAATACCTATTAAGATATTCTGCCTGCCCATCTCAGTATTTCCTACAATGCAAATCACTTCAATATGAAAATTTGTTTTTTAAGTACCCCTATCCAAAATAGATTGCAAATTAAGCAAACTAGAACTTGTTATCTTTAATTTGGTTAGATTGCACTTATAACGACATTTAAGCATCCGTAGTATGTTCCATGAGCTTGCAAGCAATTATCATAATGACAGTAGCCACAATTGTTGGGACCACTGTAGGGATAAGTTCTGGATAAGATCCATCAATAAAATAGCCTACTAATCGGCCAACCAGAACCAACATCAATGCAATAAATCCAACCATAATATAGTCCACGTTAGATCTTATCGCTCCAAGAAGAACCATTGCCCAAATTGCGATTGTTGTCCCACCCCAAAGAGAGCGAATACTCGATAGCCCACTCACAGAATCAATAGGTTCGATAAATGTGTGGGTCAGCATGACAGATGGACTGATCATAAGAACCAATCCAGTCCCCACAAAGAATAGCGCTAAGATACCTAAAATACACCGTCCAATAGTTGCCTTCGCCATATACCCAAAACCTCCAATCAATTTGTAATCATTCAAAATCATCGAACGAGGTATAGGATATGGATAAATATGACACTATATGGCATATTTTGATAACTATGCGCACATCTACCCTCTCACGAATAGATAGACTTGAAGTTATCACCGCCCGATTAAAGTCGGACGAACCCATCACGATTGGTGAAATTGCCAAGGAAGTGGGCGTTAGCATTCGGACGCTGAATCGAGATATAGAGGTGTTGAGAAGTCGAGGCTTGCCGATTGAAACGGATGTGGGGCGCGGTGGTGGAATCCGTTTGGACCAGCGCTGGGGCGTTGGTCGTGTCAACTTAAACTATACGGAGGCTGTTGACCTGATGATTAGTTTGGCTATTGCTGAACAGATGAAGTCCCCCCTCTTTATGGCACACCTAAGTAGCATCCGCCACA
This DNA window, taken from Microbulbifer sp. VAAF005, encodes the following:
- a CDS encoding DUF4345 family protein: MAKATIGRCILGILALFFVGTGLVLMISPSVMLTHTFIEPIDSVSGLSSIRSLWGGTTIAIWAMVLLGAIRSNVDYIMVGFIALMLVLVGRLVGYFIDGSYPELIPTVVPTIVATVIMIIACKLMEHTTDA